In the genome of Raphanus sativus cultivar WK10039 chromosome 4, ASM80110v3, whole genome shotgun sequence, one region contains:
- the LOC108851666 gene encoding 3'-5' exonuclease — MSSSWGDEEFTEEDLVAIEAIEASHLSQSSSSSSSSTVRPATSNPNQIRRRQLPRSITSPTPSKRFPLSRCRAKNFPAMRFGGRILYSKTASDVDRRAMQLLKVLDTKRDHSGRAFIGFDIEWRPNFRKGVLPGKVAVVQICVDNSYCDVMQIIHSGIPQSLQHLIEDSTLVKVGIGINGDSVKLFHDHGVSIKDVEDLSDLANRKIGGGLKKWGLASLTETLVCKELLKPNRIRLGNWEVRPLSKEQLQYAATDAYASWHLYHVLKDLPDAVD, encoded by the exons ATGTCGTCAAGTTGGGGAGACGAGGAGTTTACAGAGGAGGATCTTGTCGCAATCGAGGCCATCGAGGCTTCCCATCTCTCCCAATCATCGtcgtcttcgtcttcttcgACCGTAAGGCCTGCGACCTCAAATCCGAATCAGATCCGGCGCCGCCAATTGCCTCGTTCCATCACTTCTCCCACACCCTCTAAGCGATTTCCACTCTCTCGTTGCAGAG CTAAGAATTTTCCAGCGATGAGGTTTGGAGGTAGGATTTTGTATAGCAAGACTGCTAGTGATGTTGATAGGCGAGCAATGCAGCTTCTTAAGGTTCTCGATACCAAGAGAGATCATTCTGGACGTGCTTTTATTGGCTTTGATATTGAGTGGAGACCCAATTTTCGAAAAG GTGTTCTCCCAGGGAAAGTGGCAGTTGTGCAGATATGTGTAGATAATAGTTATTGTGATGTCATGCAAATTATCCACTCTGGCATCCCACAGAGTCTCCAACATCTTATTGAGGATTCAACACTTGTAAAG GTAGGTATTGGAATCAACGGTGACTCTGTGAAGCTTTTCCATGACCATGGAGTGTCCATCAAAGATGTCGAAGATCTTTCTGATTTAGCCAACAGAAAAATTGGCGGAGGTTTGAAAAAATGGGGCCTTGCGTCACTTACTGAGACACTCGTTTGCAAAGAG CTCCTTAAGCCGAATAGAATCAGGCTCGGAAACTGGGAGGTGCGTCCTCTGTCAAAGGAGCAGTTACAGTATGCAGCAACCGATGCTTATGCTTCTTGGCATCTTTACCAC GTGCTAAAGGACCTTCCTGATGCTGTGGATTGA
- the LOC108852384 gene encoding receptor-like protein 48, whose translation MMHSFTEKRMMILWSLCLIFSLSYLVVVFPSPVKPLCRPDQRDALWEFKSEFYVDSLDGTYVETKPWSWRNNTDCCSWDGISCDHNTGMVDVLDLWGSPLSGPLRSNSSLFRLQNLQSLYLGSQNLSGIIPESVDNLKYLRVLSLTSCNFFGKIPSSLGNLSYLKELDLSGNEFTGELPDSLGNLKQLSKLNLATTNIGGNFPRQLLNLSELTWINLESSQFKGMLPSNMSSLLKLEYFDISGNSFSGSIPSTLLAIPSLIHLRMRRNKFSGPLEIGNISSPSRFKTLYLGKNNFSGPIPGSLSNLVGLKLLDLSFWNTRGSMVDFSIFLHLKSLTFLDLSYMNTRNVVDLNLFSHLMSLRDLDLSGINLKISESIHLSSSIELLVLSSCNVFEFPEFIKNRTNLYYLDISSNQIGGQVPEWLWRLPVLRYVNISHNSFSGFQGSVDVIQGSTTQKLDISSNTFREPFPLLPTSMMYFTGSYNQFSGEIPWQICELVDLDTLVLSNNNFSGSIPRCFEKFKFSLSILHLQGNSLSGIIPEEYISDSLISLDIGGNQLSGELPKSLINCSRLKFMNMEDNKINDTFPFWLSFLPNLEILVLRSNQFHGPISFIGDSLSFPKLRIFDISANFFTGVLPSDYFAGWSVMSSVIDIVNTLPSTFAGRRLEYYHNSVGLTNKGMKMELVGSVFTMYKTIDVSGNRLEGDIPKSVGLLKELIVLNMSNNAFTYHIPPSLGNLTNLQSLDLSHNGLSGAIPPELGKLTFLAWMNFSYNGLEGPIPQGTQIQSQNSSSFAENPRLCGAPLQVTCGGEKEEEATKQEKEDEKIEEQDQVRSWIAAAIGYTSGVVCGLTISHILISYKRDWFIKIIHS comes from the coding sequence atgatgcaTTCGTTTACTGAGAAAAGGATGATGATACTATGGAGCTTGTGTTTGATTTTCTCCCTTTCATATTTAGTAGTTGTTTTTCCTTCTCCTGTTAAGCCCTTGTGTCGTCCAGACCAGAGGGATGCTCTTTGGGAGTTCAAGAGCGAGTTCTATGTGGATTCTTTGGATGGGACGTATGTTGAGACGAAGCCATGGAGCTGGAGGAACAACACTGATTGCTGTTCTTGGGATGGTATCTCTTGTGATCATAATACAGGCATGGTTGATGTGTTAGACCTCTGGGGAAGTCCTCTTAGTGGCCCTTTGAGATCAAATAGTAGTCTGTTCAGACTACAAAATCTTCAGAGTCTGTATCTTGGCTCCCAAAACCTTTCGGGTATTATACCAGAATCCGTCGACAACCTCAAATATTTGAGGGTTTTGAGTCTTACTAGCTGCAACTTCTTTGGAAAGATTCCTTCTTCACTGGGAAATCTTTCTTATCTCAAAGAGCTCGATCTTTCTGGAAATGAATTCACCGGTGAACTACCAGATTCGTTAGGCAACCTAAAGCAACTCAGCAAGTTGAATCTTGCAACAACCAATATTGGTGGGAACTTTCCTCGTCAGCTACTCAATTTGAGCGAGCTCACATGGATCAACCTTGAATCTAGCCAGTTCAAAGGTATGCTCCCATCTAACATGAGTAGCCTCTTGAAATTAGAGTATTTTGATATTAGTGGAAATTCATTTTCTGGATCCATTCCTTCGACTCTCTTAGCGATCCCTTCGTTGATCCACCTTAGGATGAGAAGAAACAAATTCAGTGGTCCTCTTGAAATTGGGAATATCTCTTCACCATCtagatttaaaactttataccTTGGAAAAAACAATTTCAGTGGTCCAATCCCCGGATCTTTATCAAATCTAGTCGGCCTGAAGTTACTTGACCTCTCTTTCTGGAATACAAGGGGTAGCATGGTCGATTTCAGCATATTCTTGCATCTCAAGTCACTtacgtttcttgatctctcgtaTATGAACACAAGAAACGTGGTTGACTTGAATCTTTTCTCACATCTCATGTCACTTCGAGACTTGGATCTTTCAGGGATTAATTTGAAGATTAGTGAAAGTATCCATCTTTCCTCATCCATAGAATTATTGGTTCTATCATCCTGCAATGTTTTTGAGTTTCCTGAGTTTATAAAAAACAGAACCAATTTGTATTACTTGGACATTTCTTCCAATCAAATTGGAGGTCAGGTACCAGAGTGGTTATGGAGACTGCCAGTGCTGCGGTATGTAAACATTTCTCATAATTCCTTTAGTGGGTTTCAAGGATCAGTGGATGTTATTCAAGGATCTACAACACAAAAGCTTGATATAAGTTCAAACACATTTCGGGAACCATTTCCTTTGTTACCAACATCTATGATGTACTTTACAGGATCTTATAATCAGTTTTCAGGAGAGATTCCTTGGCAAATATGCGAACTGGTTGATCTTGATACACTAGTTTTATCCAACAACAACTTCAGCGGTTCTATTCCTCGGTGctttgagaaatttaaattttctctTTCGATCTTGCATCTCCAGGGTAACAGTCTTTCTGGCATTATTCCAGAGGAATATATCAGTGATTCGCTGATATCACTTGATATTGGTGGAAACCAATTATCAGGAGAACTCCCCAAGTCTCTTATCAATTGCAGTCGCCTCAAGTTTATGAACATGGAAGATAACAAGATCAATGACACATTTCCTTTCTGGTTGAGTTTTTTGCCCAATCTAGAGATTCTTGTCCTTCGGTCTAACCAGTTCCATGGGCCAATCTCTTTTATTGGAGATTCTTTGAGTTTCCCAAAGTTACGGATATTTGACATTTCGGCAAATTTCTTTACTGGAGTTTTGCCATCAGATTATTTTGCGGGTTGGAGTGTAATGTCATCGGTCATTGACATTGTAAATACTCTACCTAGTACGTTTGCCGGACGTCGCTTAGAATACTATCACAACTCAGTGGGTCTGACGAACAAAGGAatgaagatggagctggttgGGAGTGTTTTCACAATGTACAAAACTATTGATGTCTCTGGAAACAGACTAGAAGGAGACATTCCAAAATCAGTCGGTTTACTCAAAGAGCTGATTGTGCTCAACATGTCTAACAATGCTTTCACATACCACATTCCGCCATCGCTAGGGAACTTGACCAATCTCCAATCACTAGATCTGTCTCATAACGGTCTATCAGGCGCAATCCCACCAGAGCTCGGAAAACTCACATTTCTGGCGTGGATGAACTTCTCTTACAACGGGCTTGAAGGTCCGATACCACAAGGAACACAAATTCAGAGCCAAAATAGTTCTTCATTCGCTGAGAATCCCAGGCTATGTGGTGCGCCTCTCCAAGTAACATGCGgcggagaaaaagaagaagaagcaacgaaacaagagaaagaagatgaaaaaatTGAAGAACAAGATCAAGTACGGAGCTGGATTGCAGCTGCAATAGGTTATACATCAGGTGTTGTGTGTGGACTCACCATCAGTCACATCCTCATTTCATATAAACGTGACTGGTTCATAAAGATCATTCACTCTTAA